From the genome of Anopheles funestus chromosome 2RL, idAnoFuneDA-416_04, whole genome shotgun sequence:
tatttaatgattatggttttgtttctaaGGGAGTTACCAGAGATCTTGTTGGAATCAACCTGCCATGATTTGGGATCACGACCAAACGAGATGGTGATCTTCTGCAGCCTAAATGGGACAGACTTCAGATTTTTGGGATCACGGATTTACCTACTCACGTTCTCAGGCTCACACGGATTTATTCGCGAACATCCGGAACACATCAGGCCAGCTGCAGCTTCGATGAAGATTGATTCCAAGATCATTGGTGTAGCAAACGCCGATCCACTgggccatttttttattttattttttattgtcgagtagttttatttaatttctattaCAGAATCAAACCACTCTCTCCTGACCCCTACCTCTTCTGCCTCGCTAGAGGTCCCTTGAGGGGGGATTATATGCCTTGTCTGGCAGTCTCCGTTGTCTGGCAGGCCTTCCTTGTAAGCCTTGTTGAGGCTTCTGCCACAGCAGCCTCTTCGGCGGCATCTAGACCACCCCGTAACTCGCCTACCGCTAGTGCCCCCTCAGATATTGGACGGTCGAACTCCGTCACCACATTATTCATTTCCACAGACCGAAGCCGTTCCGATTGTCGCCGTCTACGCGGTCGCtatcctaccggccgctgctCACGTGCCCGCTGTTGATGTCTTACGACCTCCTCGGCGTGCTCTGCCGCTCTCTGTGCCGCCAAGTTGGTCCGCTCGTCGTCCCAGACCCCTGCAGTTGGACCGTGATCCGTTTAGCGGCTTCGCAGTAGATGTTGCTCACGCCATAGGTGTTGCTGAAGCATCTCCGGTCGAACCGGGTCCGGCCCAACGTCGTGCAACAGCTCCTGGCGAACTGCAGCAAAGTGCGGACACTCAAAGAGCACATGCTCCGCATTTTCGGGAGCGCCGAAGCACCACTGGCAGTCCGGGGACAACGTGAACCCCTTGCCAAACAGGTACTCGCGGAAAAATCCACTAGGCCATGAATCCGACTGATTGTGTCGATGCTTATTCTGCTTTGTAAGTAACTAATATATAGTACAACCCGCACGGTTACCACTGCTCAGTCGGATATTGGTTCCAATAGGATACATAGCAAAAAGACGAAAATCTCTTTGTTTACCCGCAGGAATTTGGGTGCCTCCCTTAGTTTTATTGCAGAATGCAGCGCGTACCCGTATGCTCCAACGCGACACCCGGCAGATCGTGGAAAACTATACAAGATtgagaaggcagcagacccgaTCTTCcagcagctatcccagtcggggGAAACTCGTAAGTCCTACAGCGGCGTATtgaatgcggcacgaggcggtGAAAGTGTTACTTCGTCAGACACCTGGACAAtggagcagatgcaggagagACCGAACCGGGTGCAGGAAGCAGAAGAGAGCAGTACCATGTCAGCCAGCAGGATGCtgacgaagtgcccccgccatccttggatGAAGTCATCAGTTCCACCAAACAGCTGAAATGCAACAAGTCAACTAGCAACGATGGTCTGGTGTCCGACctgttcaagatgggcccggagaggcttgcGGCCATTATGCATCTGTTGATCGTGAGCATTTGACACCagccatttctttttttgctaccttggtatgatcgtaacttcggacatcAGCATGAGCAGCAAAATCCGAAGCTGCTCTGTTCTGGGAAACCGGGCCTACTACGGACTCCCCAAACTCatgcgatccagaagactccagcaacacacgcaTGATACGTTCGGCAGTCCTTTATGGGTAAGAGTCCTGGACTATGATAAAGCGAGGACACCAATGCAGTCGCCACTTTCGAGCGGCCGGTGCTAAgaactatctttggcggtgtgtacgagcagggcgtgtggaaaAGGAGAGCGAACCTCGAGCTAGCAGAGCTGTTCGGCGGTGCAAATATACTAACGGGTATCAAAGCCGGAAGAATACGATAGCTGGGGCACATGAGGACGATGCCGGACTCTCGACCCAGAGcagaccaagaagaaaaacagctGTATTGCTTATAACTATATGTGGCTTAATCTAGGATACAAAAATACATTGattgggaaatattttcttctccgAACCGCGGAAGGGATTTCTAATCCTGTGTGAAATCGGGTTTATAAGTAACTGAAATAAAACgatattattttaaagaaaaaaaatatataagagAATATTTGCTACAGTATATGTTAGTGTACGTATATACTTTTTATTACATCAACGATCAGCATCGATAAAAGGACGATGAACGGTTCATCCTGGTGAATGGACATGCATGATGCTTGAGGAAGTCCCATTAGTGCACCAGTTTCATCTTCAACGAATGTAATTATGCACTTACTTATGTTATGTAGTGAACGGGGAGGATTGTATGTGACTGCCAGGTTTACAGGAGATTACATTCCTTCGTTTGTTCgcgtttcgttttcgtttcaaatcCATCCATTCCTACGATTGCATCTTTCTTATTGCGATAACACTACACCGAAACTGTTTATTATTATGTATCACATCGTGTTAAAAGATGTCAGTGTGACTTCCAATCGTTTCTTTACTCCGCACGAGAGGATCAATTCGGTTCGGCATTTGTTCGTGGGGAAATTCAACGCAAACATTACGATCATCCACTGCAACCGCCTGCCAATCGAATGGGTGGCAAACTATCTGAATGTAAGTTTGAATCATACTTTCATCGCGCAGTGCATCACTTTCATTTACACTTTTAATAATACACGCAACGATACTGGTTATCGGTAGTCTCATGAAGCACAACTGGTTTTTGGtgtacaaaaattttacacgaACTTCGGTAACTACGAGTACGGCTTTCCGTcaatttgtttatcttttgaGACTGAACGCAACGGACAGTTTACTCGAATCATAATGCTCTACCTTCAATCGCCACACTTTTCGCTTAGGCTTCGGGGATGAGTAAAAGCAATAGTATACAACTTCATAAAAAATGTCACACTTCATCATTATCTGCTCGTTCGGTAACTTAGCTGCCTTTGTCACTGGCTGTTCCGGTATGTTTAACggttaagaaaaagtttggagAGCTTTTTTGCTACAGTTTGTATGTTGAAGATATTGCACCCGGGGTGGGGATTTGGGTTTCTGTTTTCTGGGAGCAACTACTGTAGAAAGAGAAATATATTCCATTATCATACAATAGAGTTCAATTACATATTTGCACGAAAATGTATATAATGGTTTACTAGACGACTTAGTCACGTCTCCTCGACACGTTATGCATGGAACAGGTCCGCTCAATTCTTTTTTCCAATCCTGTTGTGCATATGCAATAAGTACGATAAATTCCTTCGTGTGTATTTTTATCCACtcttctttcttgtttttcctcaaatattcaaatacaTTTATCTTTCATGTTTTGCGTAACGGAATGTAATGAGCACTATTCGGATACCGAATATGTGAATtttgtgattattttgtttaacgaTATCGTATCGTTACTGATCATCCCATTGTAAAGTATTTGTTTATCTCTTGAACAAGATTTCCGCTTCCATCAGATTTagttaaaagtaaataatacaatttgctcaagaaaaaaatgtattggcCTAGGTACGTAATGTAAACGATACCAAACAGGATtaaaaaatttgttcaaaacattgttCTCGCTACGACAAAATGATTGATCTCCTTTTTGCACACATTTTCTGCGTGCGGcaggtgatttgttttttcattatcTATTGGGGTTCCTTTCGTACAATGGGCATGAGACAAACGCTATTGCTCAATTTCTCGTGACGTTTACTTCTATTCTATCCTTGCATTTTTCTTGTTCGCTTTTATCTAAGTAGATGTAGTGATATACTATGTACGTTACAGGCGTGTAAGTTAAGTTTCTTCGGTATTATCTAGCTTTACGTAATGTACTTTTCGTTATCTATGCATATGTTTAGTACTCGTGAACATAATCGTGATCCCCACTCGCATAGTGAATAGCAATGATTTTCAATGTTAATATTATAGgataattcattaaaaaacaaaaaacaaacactataTAATGCTCTGTActatgtttcaaaacaacattaaatgtttttgtggTGTTTTGGTATATTTCATATTGCCACAAAACTGTACGACATAACTCGAAACCCTCTTGCAATACATGGTAATGAAATAAGAGTGTTGAAATCATTGACTATACAACACCtgaaatgtggaaaatgtgttttaaaatattagctTGCTGAAGTTGCTAACGGCTGTATTATATGTACATTCAGCTTGATGGTGAAATTCTCAAGAGTATTCATCAAGACATTCTTTACTATCTTTCCGCTTATCATATCGACTGAACATTAGTATCATGAACTTGTGTCGAGGTCACGTTATCTATGTTTCGACATATCTAAACAaaagttgctttttttatttacctaaGATGTAACCTATGTAACCACAATGCCGCTATAATTGATCCACCTCAACAGTACGATTAAGTTAAGAAATGATTCAACAATTGATTGATTTAGTGTACGCGTGTCTCACCACGGAGACACTACCTGTATCATTATGCCGGAAGAGAAAGCACGGCGATGGTGCCCATTTATTCAAAGCTTTGTTTCGTCTTACATAGCAGGGCATTCCTCCGACTCGTGTTCCGATTCCTCTGGGAGCGTGTACACGCTGGTATTCAGATTTGATGACATCATCGATCCGATCCCACCAACGCCGCCCATTGCAAGTCCATGTGGCGAAGCAGTTTGCTCCCCTGCCGGATGCATCATTGTCTGACCGCCTGGGACAACGTCTGACAGGGATGGGCCACGGTCCAACAGCTCCGATGACAGGCCCGGACTGGGACCGTTCGGTGCCATCGTTACAATTGGTATGAGCTCATGGCCGACCGTATGATGTACCGAATGGCAATCGTGCTGCATATGCAGCTGCCCCAAATCCGGTTCCTGTGCGAAAATTACTGACGTTGGTGTAcctgaagaaaaacaaagcagaaaaagtaaaacaagatATGATTAGGAGACAAAGATATATATCGCCGAACGATACTACCCCCTTCCGGGCAATTTAATTTAGATCGCCTGCCGGTTTGCATATATCCTACACACAATTGGAGAGATTCAACCCCTATCGTGGGAACTCAACTCAGTGGAAAGATAAGCcgataatttaattatcagCTTCAACTTCCATCGTGCAAGCGGTGCGATGTAGAACGGTGTCTGCAGGTAAGCTACAAAGTCACACTATTGTGCTCCTTCTAAACGGTTCTTGATTGTAGCTTGATCAAATTAGAatccattttcaattttcgctctctctctccctcgctTTCCTCACGACTATAATTCCTGCACGATTTTCATTCCTGCCTTGCAAAGGCAATACAAGACATTTCTCAGAAATGAACGTTCCACAAAAGTAGTAGTATCGATTGTAATTCAATTAGAGGTATTTCTTACACCCATTCCACTTCGTTTGATCTATTTGTCTGCATCCTATTTCGGTACGGGTTGACATCGTTTTTGACACCCTTGGTGTGTGAAATACCTCAGACTAAAGTAGTTCCTCCTGCTGTATAGCAAGTTTAAAGAAATGCTCTTCATAATTCCATTCAGGGATGATTGGGTACTCATCTCATAAAGACAAGTTTGGTATATCGTTGTAAAGAAGGCATGACCCTATTAGTCAAACTTAACAAAATTCTTGGAATGTAAGGAGGTTATTGaacagttttaaaagaaagaattttAACACCtataaaaaaagcatcacGCCATAgataaaatttcacaaaattcTTGGAATGTAAGAAACTTGTTTATAGCTTTAAAACATGACCACTTACCGGTAATAAGGGTTTCCTCGGTGGGATTCCGTTGGTACAGATTGGTATTCTTCTCGTACCGTCATGATGCGAGAAACCGGCGATGCTCGTTGTGATTCTTGATCTCCTTCTGCATCTCCACCATGTGCCGCAACCGGTGCAAAATTTCGTCGTGCAGCACGTTAAAGCACATGGCGGTCAGTGCCATACCGGCCATGATGTATCCCGAGCAGAACCACGTGGTTGCGGTCGATTCGCGACGTGTTCCAGGTGCTAACGCACCAAACCCTATCGTGGACAGTGCCATAAAGCAAAAGTACACACCGTCCGACAGAGGTAACGATTCGAGGCGGAACAGTGTCAGTGCACCGACGACGATGTAGATCGACATCATCGCCACGCACAGCAGTATCGGTGCCAGTATGCTGAGACCATGCATTGATGCCCGTGACTCACTGTCACTGCTGCCAGCCGCTGAGTCTAGGTCCGGTGTGGTTATTGCCGGGCCCAACATGGTAAGCTGTTTCTCCGGTGAGCTTACACTGGTTTGTAGCGATCCCGACCGCACGTAGTACGGTTCCTGTCCGGATAAGGCgagatgctgttgctgctgcatttCCATCTGTTGACGCTTCCGCTTCATACGCTTTTCTTTCTCCTCCATTCGTTTTTCATCGTAACAACAGTAGCCACAGTTGGAGCACAGGCAGCAACAAAGAACTCTGTAGCAAATAGGAAAAGGCGCGAAGTCATGGAAGTTTATTTAGCCATTTATCGGCAGTCTATTCATTTGATCTCACCTAGAAAACACTCCGCGAGCAACTTTCGCCAGCATACCACCAGTGCTGGAAAGGTAGACCAATGTCAACGGTATCCCCAGCACCGCGTAGGCCAAAGTTATCATCCGTCCAAGAACGGTCCGTGGTGCTACACTGCCATAacctaaaaaacaaattgaaggaTAAATAAGAgaaaccgaaaccatcatGCACCAGTCATAAACCATTAGTCTTCTCCCGAATACATCATCCTGCAATCAGAAACTCTGCTAATGGAAGACTTCTCCCAAACGTCCCCAATATCTTCAGGCACTTCGCCCAACCACTGTTCGTGTGAAAAGATACTCTTCGTAAAACGTGACCAAGCGAAAAGACACgtggcggtttttgggtaGTTAAAGACTTCGGCCTTAAAGCGAGGGTGTTAAGGGGGAACGGGCAAGAAGTGGACCGATCCACGTCATAAATGCAGCAGTACAATATTTTGCGAAATGGAATCATAAAGCTAAAAACAGGGATCAATGGATTGGGAGCCAAACGCGAAGACCTCGCAAGTCTTCCAAAACTGCTACTTTAAGCTTTAGTACAATTCCATCGTCTGGACCGGCATTAAATCCGAGGCAGTAACTTCGGACATCGGTTCGGTTAATATTTcgtaaccgtttttttttttttggaggcaCTTCGTTGGTAAAAAGGtatcctttttcttccattccacCCTGTCTGGCCATGGTTTTTGGAGCGGATGTTAATgtaaaatgtggaaaaaagtaGCAGGGAAACACCATCGTGCTCCGCTAACCGATCGTGGTACCTACTTCTTCGGGTGTTTCGTTAATTGCTTTTATCACTTTACTCAATGTGCCGTAAATGGCCATTAATCGCCGCACCTACCGCGGTAGGAAGGATGCGTCTTTAGCCGGGGGCAGTAAGTGTGTAGGTTGGCTGGTGAATTGTCGTAACCTTCGTGCCGGATCGGAAATAGCGGGAAACACTTACGCTACCGGCAGAAGGTGAAGTTCGT
Proteins encoded in this window:
- the LOC125762386 gene encoding potassium channel subfamily K member 18 produces the protein MSVGTMHEKDSHDHYRYDTYAPLMKSATMKGVKAVHCTSETSTVLKGATHTTMTKHSTTIHSKDGTAKSRCCSCCSSRGSSTFWAALLTNIGVCTLLLAYTLLGSFIFLAIEGGASQMQQRTLASTNRHQKQQPLSNNHHGRHDTANLTFPQLILLEAVEARQKTVENIWDITVSLNILYRENWTRLASMEIARFQEQFVNRLLEEMTQINNMQHAVTSGGVHDPGHSQDNNWTFARAFLYSLTILTTIGYGSVAPRTVLGRMITLAYAVLGIPLTLVYLSSTGGMLAKVARGVFSRVLCCCLCSNCGYCCYDEKRMEEKEKRMKRKRQQMEMQQQQHLALSGQEPYYVRSGSLQTSVSSPEKQLTMLGPAITTPDLDSAAGSSDSESRASMHGLSILAPILLCVAMMSIYIVVGALTLFRLESLPLSDGVYFCFMALSTIGFGALAPGTRRESTATTWFCSGYIMAGMALTAMCFNVLHDEILHRLRHMVEMQKEIKNHNEHRRFLAS